The window TTGTTTTCGATATTGTGCGCCAGCCAGCCTGCCATACGAGAGCAGACGAACAGAGGCGTATACATATCTTCCGGTATCTGTAACATATTATAAGCGAAACCGCTGTAGAAGTCCACATTGTTTGACAGGGTTTTTCCGTTTCCCGCCAGGCATGCTTTGGCAACTTTCTCAAATTTTGTCAGAAATTCATATTCATCTTCCCTGTTTTTCTGTTTGGCAAGCTTTTCACAGCAGACTTTTAATAAATCCGCCCTGGGGTCGGAGACCGTATAAACTGCGTGGCCAAGTCCGTATACAAGGCCGGAGTTATCATAAAAATCCTTTGCAAGGATCTTCTGGATTATTCCTTTCATCTGGTTTTCCGTTGCCTTAAACCCGATTTCTTTTTCAATCGCCTTGATCATTTCGCTGCAGCATATGTTGGCACCGCCATGCTTTGGCCCTTTTAAGGAGCCTATGGAAGCGGAAATGGCTGAATAAATATCGGTGCCGGTGGAAGATATGACTACATTGGTAAAGGTGGAGTTGTTTCCGCCGCCATGGTCTGCATGGATCATGAGCATTACATCCAGCAGATTTGCTTCCTGTTCAGTAAAGGCCCCATCCCGGCGCAGCATGTAGAGGATGTTTTCTGCTATGGAATATTCCTGTTTTGGATAATGTATGATCAGACTGTCTCTGTCATAATGATGAACCTTGCTCTGGTATGCGTAGACGGAAAGAGAAGGAAGCTTTGCAAGGATGTTGATTCCTTTTAACATGGTCCGATAAGGATCCACATTATCCGGCTCCTCGTCATAATCGTAAAGGGACAGGATGTTCCGCTGAAGGCTGTTCATTAAATTGCGGGAAGGAGAACGGAGCATGTTCTTTTCCAGAAACTCATCCGGAAGAAGATAGTTATGGCTTAAGGTGGCCGTGAACTCCCTTAATTCCTTTTTAGATGGAAGATAACCAAAAAGGAGCAAAAACGAAGTTTCTTCAAAGCCGTAGCGCTCGCTGTTTTTTCCGCTTACCAGGTCGCCGATCTCGATTCCCCGGTAATAGAGCTTGCCGGGAACGTTCACCTTTTTTCCGTCTTGGATTTCATAGCCAACTACATCAGATACGCGGGTTAAGCCCACCCGGACTCCGGTACCGTCTTCGTTGCGCAGGCCTTTTTTTACATTGTGTTCCTTAAATAAATGGTTTGGAATATCCGTGAAATTTGAGGATTTACCAAAAGTTTGAGCAATAAAAAAGTTGTTCATGAACGATCTCTCCTTTTTTTTAGTTAAGCCACAGCCTGAAGAATATGTATCCGTTTATAGAAAAGCAGCGCAAAAGGATATCCCCGGCGCTGCCTCCATTGGCAAGAATGTGACTTTTTTTATTGTTTGGTAGTTTAACATGGAAAAGTATCAAAGTCAATAACTTGTTATAATCACAACTAAAATATTGTTATTCCGGCAGTTTTATGACTGGCCTTTTGTATGGAAACGTAAAATCCGGTTTTAAGATTTTCAAGCATATTTTTATGGTTTTCTCCACATCATAAGATATTACCAAATTCAGAGCAAAACAGGAGGTTTTTAAGGTGAGAGAACATCAGAATAATGATAATCAAAAGAATGAAGATATGGACGAAAGGCAGAATAAGCCCTCCGACAATACACGCAAGGAAAACCTGGACGAAAAAAAGACGGAAAAGGATATTGAGCAGAAAGAGGATGAAAAGCTGGAAGAATATGGTCAGGCCACTTTGGATGACAATGCAAACAAGCGAAAAATCCATCTGATTACCATTATAGGAGAGGTGGAGGGCCATGAGAATTTATCCGGAAACAGCAAGGCTACAAAATATGATCACATCCT of the Lacrimispora indolis DSM 755 genome contains:
- a CDS encoding citrate synthase, whose translation is MNNFFIAQTFGKSSNFTDIPNHLFKEHNVKKGLRNEDGTGVRVGLTRVSDVVGYEIQDGKKVNVPGKLYYRGIEIGDLVSGKNSERYGFEETSFLLLFGYLPSKKELREFTATLSHNYLLPDEFLEKNMLRSPSRNLMNSLQRNILSLYDYDEEPDNVDPYRTMLKGINILAKLPSLSVYAYQSKVHHYDRDSLIIHYPKQEYSIAENILYMLRRDGAFTEQEANLLDVMLMIHADHGGGNNSTFTNVVISSTGTDIYSAISASIGSLKGPKHGGANICCSEMIKAIEKEIGFKATENQMKGIIQKILAKDFYDNSGLVYGLGHAVYTVSDPRADLLKVCCEKLAKQKNREDEYEFLTKFEKVAKACLAGNGKTLSNNVDFYSGFAYNMLQIPEDMYTPLFVCSRMAGWLAHNIENKLYDGRIMRPATKYVGETISYKKREER